A single Aminivibrio pyruvatiphilus DNA region contains:
- a CDS encoding cupin domain-containing protein has protein sequence MAGMIERNAWFSAMGVSREFPEFLRTAVPEDPAVTAVVSREQTAPLVGDNGLFRVYPLFPSDGSVPFDMFAVEMERGAFSFSESHDPGTVEYVYVFEGLVSVKTGQEEYYLSSGDSLRHRADRPHSFHNSGEGMATLCIVAYYPGRKG, from the coding sequence ATGGCCGGCATGATCGAGCGGAACGCCTGGTTTTCAGCCATGGGAGTTTCCCGTGAATTTCCGGAATTTCTCCGGACCGCCGTTCCGGAAGATCCTGCCGTTACGGCAGTGGTCTCCAGGGAACAGACAGCTCCCCTGGTGGGTGACAACGGGCTTTTTCGGGTGTACCCTCTCTTCCCCTCCGACGGCAGCGTACCCTTCGACATGTTTGCCGTGGAAATGGAGCGGGGCGCCTTCTCCTTTTCGGAATCCCACGACCCCGGCACGGTGGAGTACGTCTACGTGTTCGAAGGTCTGGTCAGCGTGAAGACGGGGCAGGAGGAATACTACCTCTCCTCCGGGGACTCCCTCCGCCACCGGGCGGACAGGCCCCATTCCTTCCACAACTCCGGAGAGGGCATGGCCACCTTGTGCATCGTGGCCTACTACCCCGGCAGAAAGGGCTGA
- a CDS encoding bifunctional 4-hydroxy-2-oxoglutarate aldolase/2-dehydro-3-deoxy-phosphogluconate aldolase, which translates to MDNNILQRIGELGIVPVVKLDRAEDAVPLGRALLEGDLPIAEVTFRTDAAEESIKALSKELPELLVGAGTVLTKEQVRRAVDAGAKFIVTPGFNPSVVDYCVENHIPITPGINSPSQIEMALERGLKVVKFFPAEQSGGLAMLKAMSAPYGSVKFIPTGGVDTKNMLTYLAFNKILAVGGSWMVKPEMVAAGQFDEIARITREAVYAMHGFELAHLGVNCSDGQEAADGAERIASLFGMAVKDGNSSVFAGKAFEFMKSPYLGEKGHVAISCNDVARALAFLKSKGIGSLPETEKKKDGKTAAIYLDLHVGGFIFHLLQK; encoded by the coding sequence ATGGATAACAACATACTGCAGCGCATAGGCGAACTGGGCATCGTTCCCGTGGTGAAGCTCGACAGAGCCGAGGACGCTGTTCCGCTCGGCAGGGCCCTCCTGGAGGGAGATCTCCCCATCGCGGAGGTGACCTTCCGCACCGACGCGGCGGAAGAGTCCATAAAGGCTCTTTCGAAGGAGCTTCCGGAGCTCCTGGTGGGTGCGGGAACAGTCCTTACGAAGGAACAGGTCAGACGGGCGGTGGACGCGGGAGCGAAGTTCATCGTCACCCCCGGATTCAACCCCTCCGTGGTGGACTACTGTGTGGAAAACCATATCCCCATCACCCCTGGGATCAACAGCCCCTCCCAGATAGAGATGGCCCTCGAACGGGGCCTCAAGGTGGTGAAGTTCTTCCCCGCCGAGCAGTCCGGCGGCCTTGCCATGCTCAAGGCCATGAGCGCCCCCTACGGCTCCGTGAAGTTCATTCCCACAGGCGGCGTCGACACGAAGAACATGCTTACCTACCTTGCCTTCAACAAGATCCTCGCAGTGGGCGGAAGCTGGATGGTGAAGCCGGAAATGGTGGCCGCAGGCCAGTTCGACGAGATCGCCCGGATTACCCGGGAGGCGGTCTATGCCATGCACGGCTTCGAGCTCGCCCATCTCGGAGTGAACTGTTCTGACGGGCAGGAGGCGGCCGACGGTGCCGAGAGGATTGCCTCCCTCTTCGGCATGGCTGTGAAGGACGGCAACAGCTCCGTCTTCGCCGGAAAGGCCTTCGAGTTCATGAAGTCGCCCTACCTCGGCGAAAAGGGTCACGTGGCCATTTCCTGCAACGACGTGGCCCGGGCCCTCGCCTTCCTGAAGTCCAAGGGCATCGGCTCCCTTCCCGAGACGGAGAAGAAGAAGGACGGCAAAACAGCGGCCATCTACCTGGACCTGCACGTGGGCGGGTTTATCTTTCACCTGCTGCAGAAGTAG